From one Humulus lupulus chromosome 8, drHumLupu1.1, whole genome shotgun sequence genomic stretch:
- the LOC133794623 gene encoding serine/threonine-protein kinase RHS3 → MYVIYYIFMFVFMNFHSFLKKVRGEPKIMQIKYVPSQDTPFGIPNPKKSQVVAKHDVDSGNYRSHDKKAEGIVKPGAYSTNTLPYGIQHGNKNPNSKPNLTIIQPSKPQEVYHDSKGVTDSTTNTKYSLYPSPKVSPNSNLQTTSSTGTVVAAGEMPANSKTNEAKSTNTLSNHGQGMTNRGRSNSLENSSTHFKPHTGGDIRWDAVNAASKGCSLNLSNFRLLKRLGYGDIGSVYLVELRGTKAYFAMKVMDKASLASRNKLLRAQTEKEILGLLDHPFLPTLYSYFDTDKFYCLVMEFCSGGNLHSLRQKQPNKHFTEEAARFYASEVLLALEYLHMLGIVYRDLKPENVLVRDEGHIMLSDFDLSLRCSVSPTLVKSSSVNVSNGGNSAASGILDDEFAVHGCMQPSTFFPRILPSKKNRKSKSDFGLFVNGSLPELMAEPTNVRSMSFVGTHEYLAPEIIRGEGHGSAVDWWTFGIFLYELLHGTTPFKGPGNRATLFNVVGQPLRFPETPQVSFVARDLIRGLLVKEPQKRIAYKRGATEIKQHPFFEGVNWALVRSAMPPHVPDPIDFSQYASKDAPSPADKRMAEVKGAKTNSTPDDSPYIDFEYF, encoded by the exons AtgtatgttatatattatatattcatGTTCGTGTTCATGAATTTTCATTCATTCTTAaagaaagtaaggggtgagcctAAAATCATGCAGATAAAATATGTTCCATCTCAGGATACCCCATTTGGAATTCCAAATCCAAAGAAATCACAGGTTGTTGCCAAGCATGACGTAGATTCAGGCAACTATCGCTCCCATGACAAAAAAGCTGAGGGAATAGTGAAACCAGGCGCCTATTCGACAAATACTTTGCCATATGGAATCCAGCATGGTAATAAAAATCCCAATTCAAAGCCAAATTTGACCATAATCCAGCCATCCAAACCCCAAGAAGTGTATCATGATTCGAAAGGTGTAACTGACTCAACAACCAACACTAAGTATAGCTTATATCCTAGCCCAAAGGTGTCTCCAAATTCTAATCTGCAAACTACCTCCTCAACTGGGACAGTAGTTGCTGCTGGGGAAATGCCTGCAAATTCTAAGACCAATGAGGCAAAGAGTACCAATACCTTAAGCAACCATGGCCAAGGCATGACCAATAGGGGTCGCAGTAACAGCTTAGAGAATTCCTCTACCCATTTTAAGCCTCACACTGGTGGTGATATAAGGTGGGATGCTGTTAACGCAGCTTCGAAAGGGTGCTCACTTAATCTCAGCAATTTCCGCCTACTCAAACGCCTCGGCTATGGAGATATTGGTAGTGTTTATCTTGTTGAACTTAGAGGAACCAAAGCTTATTTCGCAATGAAGGTGATGGACAAGGCATCGCTGGCTAGTCGAAACAAGCTCCTGCGAGCACAGACAGAAAAGGAGATACTTGGGCTTCTTGATCATCCATTCTTGCCCACTCTATATTCATATTTCGACACTGACAAGTTCTATTGCTTGGTTATGGAGTTCTGTAGTGGAGGTAATCTTCATTCTCTTAGACAGAAGCAACCAAATAAACACTTCACTGAGGAAGCTGCAAG GTTTTATGCATCAGAAGTATTGTTGGCTCTCGAGTATCTGCACATGCTAGGCATTGTTTACAGAGATCTGAAACCAGAAAACGTACTAGTAAGGGATGAGGGCCATATCATGCTCTCAGATTTCGATTTATCGCTGCGTTGCTCAGTTAGTCCTACACTGGTCAAGTCATCCTCTGTCAATGTGAGTAATGGCGGTAACAGCGCAGCTAGTGGCATTTTAGATGATGAGTTTGCTGTCCATGGTTGTATGCAACCATCAACCTTCTTCCCACGCATCTTGCCAAGCAAAAAGAATCGAAAATCTAAGTCAGATTTTGGCCTCTTTGTCAATGGCTCCCTTCCTGAACTGATGGCAGAACCAACAAACGTTAGATCAATGTCCTTTGTGGGGACACATGAGTATCTGGCCCCAGAGATCATCCGAGGAGAGGGACATGGCAGTGCAGTGGACTGGTGGACATTTGGTATCTTCTTGTATGAGCTGTTACATGGAACAACACCCTTCAAAGGACCAGGTAACCGCGCCACACTCTTCAATGTTGTTGGCCAACCATTGAGATTTCCAGAAACGCCACAAGTCAGTTTTGTTGCTCGTGATCTCATTCGAGGCCTTTTGGTAAAAGAGCCGCAGAAGCGAATTGCATACAAGAGAGGTGCCACAGAGATTAAGCAGCATCCGTTTTTCGAAGGAGTTAACTGGGCACTGGTGAGAAGTGCCATGCCTCCTCATGTGCCTGACCCCATAGACTTCTCTCAGTATGCTAGCAAAGACGCACCATCTCCTGCAGATAAGAGAATGGCAGAAGTTAAAGGTGCCAAAACTAATAGTACTCCTGATGATTCTCCTTACATTGATTTTGAGTACTTTTAA
- the LOC133796239 gene encoding uncharacterized protein LOC133796239, with translation MWNELNSRFDQGNGPKIFDLRTSLISLHQGDDSVSSYFTKLKAIWDEITDLRPRLPCTCAASADSLDFLNQEHVLQFLTGLNEYFHAVRAQILLIDPFPSLSKVFSMIIQEENQRRLRPSHNTTFIAVVPPSVPPSTSCTKKMRPTYSHCLKPGHLKEKFFFLHGFPPGYGDRRKPDSVKTNQVSVSTSSPSAPIIPSSQLELSQQLIALLSQ, from the coding sequence ATGTGGAATGAACTAAACAGCAGGTTTGATCAAGGCAACGGACCTAAGATCTTTGATCTTCGAACCTCTCTCATCAGCCTTCATCAAGGTGATGACTCTGTAAGTTCCTACTTCACTAAACTCAAAGCTATATGGGATGAGATTACTGATTTACGCCCTAGACTTCCATGTACTTGTGCTGCTTCTGCTGATTCTCTTGATTTTCTTAACCAAGAACATGTTCTTCAATTTCTTACGGGTTTGAATGAATATTTTCATGCTGTAAGAGCCCAAATATTATTGATAGATCCATTCCCCTCTCTTTCAAAAGTTTTTTCCATGATCATTCAAGAAGAAAATCAAAGAAGACTTCGGCCATCTCACAACACCACATTCATTGCTGTTGTCCCTCCATCTGTTCCACCTTCTACCTCTTGCACCAAGAAGATGCGTCCCACCTATTCTCATTGTCTCAAACCAGGGCACCTCAAGGAgaaattttttttccttcatggaTTTCCCCCGGGTTATGGTGATAGACGTAAACCTGATTCTGTGAAGACTAATCAAGTTTCTGTCTCCACTTCTTCACCAAGTGCACCGATCATTCCATCATCTCAATTGGAACTCAGCCAGCAACTTATTGCTCTGTTAAGTCAATAG